The Rahnella aceris genome contains the following window.
AAATGTCGGTAAAATTCTCAGAAGGGAACTTCGTGATGAGCAGCTGAAACCGAAAGCCACTCCGAAGCAGGATGCGGCATAGCGGATTGCCTGTTCAGTCAGAAAGAGTCAGATTCTTAACGCCGGCGATGTCCGGCGTTATCACGTTATAACGCAGTAATGATTAAGAGAATGATGTTTTGAATTATGAGTTGATCACCACCAATGACGCGCTGGAGCAAGTTTGTCTTCAGGCCAAAGCGCACAGTAAAATTGCGCTGGATACCGAATTTGTCCGTACCCGCACGTATTATCCGCAACTGGGGCTCATACAGTTATTCGATGGCGAAAGGCTGACGCTGATCGACCCATTGCCAATCACCGCCTGGCAACCCTTCATTGATTTGCTGGTTGATCCTGATGTCATCAAATTCCTGCATGCCGGCAGCGAAGATCTGGAAGTTTTCCTGAATGCCTTTGGGGTGATGCCTTCGCCGCTGATTGATACGCAGATCCTCGCTGCTTTCAGCGGACGCCCGTTGTCCTGTGGTTTTGCACGTCTGGTGGCTGAAACCACCGGCGTTGAGCTGGATAAAAGCGAATCGCGCACTGACTGGATAGCCCGTCCCCTGAGCGAAAAGCAATGCGTCTATGCTGCGGCTGACGTGTGGTATCTGCTGCCGCTGGCCGATCAACTGATGCGTGAAACACAAGACGCAGGGTGGATGGATGCCGCGCTGGATGAATGCCTTGCTCTGTGCCGCCGCCGTAAGGAAGTGCTGCAACCGGAACTGGCTTATCTGGAAATCAGTAACGCTTTTCAGTTGCGTCCACGCCAGTTGGGATGCCTGAAGTTGTTAGCCGCGTGGCGCCTGAACCAGGCCCGTCAGCGTGATCTGGCCGTTAATTTTGTAGTACGTGAGGAAAACCTCTGGCAGGTGGCGCGCTATCAGCCAACGTCGCTGGGCGAGCTGGAAGCGCTTGGTCTGAGTGGCCCGGAGATTCGCTATCACGGGCGTACGTTGCTGGCGCTGGTGGAGGAATCGAATGCACTGGATGAAGCTGAACTGCCCGCACCGATTTTGAACCTGATTGATCAGCCGGGTTACCGCAAAGTCTTTAAGGATATTAAGGCACTTATTCAGACTGTCAGTGAAGAGAGTAAACTGAGCGTTGAAATGCTGGCATCACGTCGCCAGATTAATCAGTTACTGACCCATCACTGGAAGTTAAAAGATAAAGAATCACAACCTGAATTAATCAGTGGCTGGCGCGGGAAGTTGTTAGCTGAAAGACTGAATGAAATTTTGAGCAATTATTGATTCCTTCTTTTAAGAAGGAAAGTGAATATGCGTTAAAAAGAGCGGGCAATTGTCCCGCTCTTTTTATTTTATATTTCCCGATAACGCTTAATCCTAAAATAGCGGCAATCAGGCCAGTCTGGGGATATTAAATTCCAGCTAAAATGAGAGAAGTCTTAATCAAGAATTATCAGGAATAAGCACAAACAGACGGAAAAAGAACCTGTTTAATGGGGTTATATACAGTGGTTATTTCGGGGCGGGAAGAGAATAGCGGAAGGGAACGAGATAAAAAGCAGTAGCCCCCTGAAAAAACAGGGGGCGCTATGCTGAAAAAAACACCTGCGAACAAAGCAAACAGACTGCTGTCATTTAGGCGTTTCTTCCGATTCTGGCAGGGTGACGTTAAGTTCCAGTACGGAAATATCGTCACCTTTTTGCTCGAACTGAACCTGCAACATTTCTGGGTCAATCTTAATGTACTTACAGATGACCGCCAGAATGTCACGTTTCAGTTCAGGCAGATATGATGGTTCACTATCCCCTCGACGCCGTTCGGCTACGATGATCTGTAGCCGTTCCTTGGCTATATTGGCTGTCGATTTTTTGCGGGACAGAAAGAAATCTAACAATGCCATGGTTTATCCCCCAAAAAGGCGTTTCAGGAAACTCTTCTTCTCTTCCTCAATGAAACGGAATGCACGTTCTTCCCCAAGCAGACGGCTGACAGTATCGTCATACGCTTTCCCTGCATCGGATTCCTGATC
Protein-coding sequences here:
- the minE gene encoding cell division topological specificity factor MinE; this encodes MALLDFFLSRKKSTANIAKERLQIIVAERRRGDSEPSYLPELKRDILAVICKYIKIDPEMLQVQFEQKGDDISVLELNVTLPESEETPK
- the rnd gene encoding ribonuclease D; its protein translation is MNYELITTNDALEQVCLQAKAHSKIALDTEFVRTRTYYPQLGLIQLFDGERLTLIDPLPITAWQPFIDLLVDPDVIKFLHAGSEDLEVFLNAFGVMPSPLIDTQILAAFSGRPLSCGFARLVAETTGVELDKSESRTDWIARPLSEKQCVYAAADVWYLLPLADQLMRETQDAGWMDAALDECLALCRRRKEVLQPELAYLEISNAFQLRPRQLGCLKLLAAWRLNQARQRDLAVNFVVREENLWQVARYQPTSLGELEALGLSGPEIRYHGRTLLALVEESNALDEAELPAPILNLIDQPGYRKVFKDIKALIQTVSEESKLSVEMLASRRQINQLLTHHWKLKDKESQPELISGWRGKLLAERLNEILSNY